The following nucleotide sequence is from Hevea brasiliensis isolate MT/VB/25A 57/8 chromosome 7, ASM3005281v1, whole genome shotgun sequence.
TAAAAAcgcttcaaaatttatttattttccaaTTAAATTGGGCTTGGTTTTTAAACTCAATATCTTTGTCTTTTCCAAAGAATTCAAGGGATGATTTTAATATGAAAAGGGTGGGGTTGGctattttttaataattcaattgactaaTTTGGACACTTGTTAAAAGTTGAATGCGACCCAAATTGAAGTAATTacttaatttaatttcaaagaaaagtgattaattaataattaaaaggcCTAATTCTAATTTAAAATGAGACTTTTCTTCGTTTGTAGGAAAATAATgagattttatttttgtttatgaCTGGATTAGATAAGTTCAAGTAAAATTTGATTTCGACCCTTGCATGCgatgaaaaataagaaaataatagataagAGAACGGCACACACAATTACCAGAAGGAACctcaaaaataataatatagtATAGAAGAAAGCCCCACACCTTAAACCTTAAGTAAAGGAGTTCTAATTTTTTCCTAAAACTAAACATCACGAGCGATAAGGATGGCAACGGGTCGGGTTTTGTGGGTATTCGATTCGAGCGAATTCTAATAGAGCGGGTTTGTGTATTATATAATCGGGTTCGATATGGTTTAGAATTTGAAAAATAATGCCGTAGCGGATTCGAGTCGGGTTCGTATTTTATATGTTGGGTATTCATTATTCGAACTCGTttgcataaatacttaattaaatataaaatatatatttttataataatatttataaatttttatatattttattttatgtaaaatataatttaaatattttatgaaattattaaaattttaaaatataaattattaattaaaataattttttataaaaaaacattaattaaaatatataagatTAAACGGCTTCGGGTTTTCTTTCGGGCAATAATAATTGGATTTGGGACGGGTTCGggtagttgagaataaattttaaacgGGTTTGGGACAGGTTCgagttttgataatattaatggGGTACGGGTTCGGGTAAGGTAATTTTCACGGGTATCCTATCCGTTGCTATCCCTAACTCTGTCATCATGAACGTCTTTATTTTTTTAGTAGACATGAACGTCTTTTATTGGGGGCAAAAGATTAAATTCGAGTTCTCTTTTAGTAAGAGAGTTTTCATCCCTCTCTCTTCTACAGTTCCGAGCTTAGGTTCTTTGCTCAATGCAATCGAAGATGACTTCTCTCTTTCCCCTTTCGGTAGGATATATATGCGTGGCTTTGGTTGGGCTTTGTTTTGATAATTTGCAATCTTTGTGCTTCATGGTGAGGGAGTTGGTGCAAATCAACGTTTAGATGGTTCAATTTATGACTAATTAGGTTTTTCCTTGTCGGCTGACATAGACAAAGGTGTTGGTATTATTTGATCACCGTTTTTGTAAAGATTGTACAAGAATGAAAGGCCTGTGCTTTGCCAAGCCATTTATCGATCCATTTGACACTAGTTCTAGCCTTCTGGTTCATCTAGCTTTTTGCTGCATACCTGTCCCGTCTCTTTTGGGTTTGAAGGCTCTGTGCAGAGGAGCCCTATTGGATCTGGGTGGGGCTTGTCACCTCCCTTCTATTGTTTATTTCTCCCCTAAATGGTTGATTTCTCTGGTCTTTATGCAGCTTATCTCTTTAGTCGTCGATGTTCTCTGCTAGTGAAGGAGGAATAGGTATAGTTGCAAGGGGGAAGGCCTATAAGGAGTAAAGGGACAGGGACTCAATAACTGGTGACTAGTTGGGTCTAACACTGGCCAACTAGTCAGTTCCCCCCCTCCCTAAAGAGCATTAGGGACATAACTGAAGGCATGTAAGCATGGATTTAAGGGcagtagagcattgaatttcaaaaattatttctagggtTACATATAACATGCTAATGAGTTATGAACATATATGTCTTCTAATGCCCtctagcataccaaaacataCTTTTGGCTCATATTAGGAgtttatttgctatttaagattgagaattaacaattaattcattaaaccctaGCTAAAAGAAGAAATTAATTCAACTAACCTCCAAGGGGCTGAATCAATCAATCGTACTCCCTTAGGGTGCACCTAGGACTCCAAATGTTGTCCTtatagtttgtccaccacaagctcaccAATGACAACCCCAAAAGTGTCTTTAAGACCTTACCAACCATTTGAACTTTACGGGTTATGCTTTAATGAGGGTATAAGGATGTATTTGAGACTAGAAACTCTTTCTAGCAATTTTTAATTCAAGGGAAATTAAGGTTTTTCTTTTGAATTAATTGAGAAATTAAGAAGACAGAAGAGGAGTCATGGTTGTCGTCCAAGAaggaaagaagaggaagaagaaggttttcctcttctttcttcatttatatacataagataaatttatttaaatgctTGTCACATGTCATGCTAGGATTAAATTTTACTTTTAgaagacttaatcacattaagtcaTTTGTCAAAGTTAGATTTAATCTCCATTTAATCATCTTTTATGAATGAAAGACAAGTGGCAAGCTTGTATGGTGTCATGTGtcacatggtgccacgtgtcaccatgtgaaaagtccaatttgcccttacgtatatccttgagttctcaacccaaaattataatttctccctcaaattaatttatatcaaatataaattaatcaattaattaactttcattaattaatctcacaattaaattcatatttaaaccttttaaatataaatttaatttatattatgcatccaataacctagatttggtttcaagtcatgatagggactttgtaatttaatgcaaactaaacctatttaattaattaattaaactctttaattaatcaattaaatcataatatacTTGGTGAATTACTTGTGtaaatgtgtgacttactaggcttattactaattggcaatgagaagtgGTATtacctcttaatatcattagaaatttttcttaccgtaaatgatttctctaaatcattttaggcatctcatagaccatggttgacacctagcatagcataccatggccacccaatcagtaacaaggaatgccttaaataaacctttaatcatatgttaccatgtattaaaatctctccgttacagaatctcaattctagctggagtcatggttaatgtcaaacttcatatgctatgaatgttatgttctctttcaattctaattcttgatttgtCAGACTTTCTTGTCAAAAACTTCTTTCTgactaaatttatctgtcctggtaAGAAACTtgaatcataaaaaataattaaatgaatatatgattttatctctatttacttagggtaacgaatcctatcttgatcaacacctatctccatatataactagtaggagtcaacacatgcctatatacccatacacagtacgagtatgaaagcagtatcaaattcaaacaatctatatacaagataactgtgttatctcagatcaaaagattatattcactgatatgatatatgacaatgtattgacaagagtaaacttcacgtgtttatcataagcgtcactggttcggcctacttatcatatataagcacttatcatatttgttatgtggcatgagactcactattccaacttattaatatctcattttaatttttttggaataaatatgattacaatatttctggataagtcatgtcctttgtgaagtatctacgattgtgaaccaatttatgatactttgtactagaaatactgtcactcatattcttaacaacttaagaatagaatttttagcaaaatattaatggacattTTCAATTACACttaaatagattatgtaaatagaaaagtgtaattgccttttattaataaaaatatgtacaaaatacatacaaaatgatatgctctagggcatactactaacaacaacGGGGTGTGGTAGGAGAATACATCACTATGCTTGAGCCACAATACCTTAAAATCacataaatagaaaataaatataaaatatcccATTTAGTCACTGAAATTTATATTTTACTCCTCAAACTTTTTACCTCTTGACATTCTCTCCCACTCCAATGGTCGACATCCTCATTGATTGATGTTGTAACATGCCTCAATCTCTTTGTACATGTGTTATAGAATACGTGGTGAAATATTGCCTCATTAAAAAACCTTTACCAAGTAAAACCTTGTGGGAAAAACCCTAGTGAAAGAAAAAGAGTGCAGTGCGTATTTATAGCTGAGATTGAGCTTGTAAGAACTCATCAATCTTCTGCCTGTGTGGTTGGAGGTTTGTTTCCTTCTCCAAACTAGTCTCTTCTGCAGTCAACCAAATTGTGCATATCTACAAGTCTCTCACTAGTGAAAATGTCATATTTGTATGACAAAAGAAACCCAAACAAAATAGTATTTATAACATTGCCTGAAGGTGGGGAGGGGCAAAGGATGAAGCCATCCTTTGCCCAAAAGGCATTAAAGGAGGTTGCAAAAACTGGTAGCTGAAAGGGCTAGACCATAGAGAACAAAGAAATCCTAAAGAGAGAAATTTCTCTCTCTAAaagttagagagagagagaggttctTGTTGAAGATGATAGGTTCCAATTCATTTCGGATATAATATAATCCAATTATAGATGAAATGCCTAAATACTATCAACTAAAAAAGCAGAAGGCCTATAGGCACAAAAGATGAAACACTAGAGTTAGGAAAACAACGGTAGAAAGACTTGGCCAAATTGGCTTCCATTGCCTGCACCATTGAATCAACAAGGACATCCATCAATCAACTGAGGGTCTAAAGCCAAAACTCGAAATTTCATAAGCATACACCAAAACATTTTGAACATTTACCTTGCCCTTGTCAATTTTAAGGCCTCAAGTGCCCATTAAATAGAAACATAAGCAACAACCATTGGAGGGTGTTGACAATAGGGCTCTTAGCTTCTCACTCTCATCTAGCTTTGAGAGTCAAGCACCACAAATCGATGGCCATAAGACTCTAGAGATATCATACACTAGCATTCATACTCTCCATAAAACAAAGTACCAAGCACCCATTTACCTGAAAGTAGTTTCCATGGAAGACCTCTAAGGTACTTGACCAAACTGCACAGATATATAAGTCCCTCACTGATGAAAATGTCAAATCTTCAGGGCAAAAGAAATCCAAACAAAATAGTATTTACAACCCTGCTCGACAGTGGGGAGGGAAACCCACACTTCCGACAAAGGATGAGGCTATCTTTTACTTGGAAAGAGTAAAGGAGATCACAAAAATCGACAGTTGAAAGGCCTAGACCCTAAAGAATAAAGAAAGCCAAAGGAGAAATTTCTCTCTAAAAGTTAGAGAGAGACTTTCTTGTTGAAGATGATAGGTTCCAATTTATTTCGGATCTATTGTAATCCACTTATattcaaattttctttaaaaataatcttTTGAACCTCTTCACTTTGTCATCAAGACTCCTATGGGTGTAGTCCTTTACTTTTTAATTAATACGCCAAATATATCTATTATGACTTTCTTAATGTAGCTCACCATTGTCCTATATGTGATATCAACACTACCATCTAAATTTCATATACCTTTTATCTATACTTTTTCACTTAAAAGCTATTTTGTTTAGTATAGTGAGCCTTTTAATTTATAGCTGATCATAATAATAGTTAAGGTATTTATCAAATTGATAGATAATATTCAATGGCATAAAACTCAATTTAGCTCTGGTACTATTGAGAAAAGTTCAATTCAGCCCAATTTTAAGTTTTGGGTCAAATTGGCACTGAGATTTCTATTAAAGTTCAATCAGGCCCATTTTTGGACAGGTTTATAGTTCATGATTTTAAGAGATAACTATAGTGCGTGagttaattatatatgaaaaaaaaaaatgagacatagagagaaaaattataaagaaaagaaaagagttgAAAATTCTAGAAACCCTAACCCATTCTCTAATTTGTTGTTGTGAGAGAATTCTAAATGCTGGAACCCAAAATTTGCTTTTCTCTTGATCGTTGTCTACTAAAGTAATAGCTTATTTGTGTTTTTCTTTCTTCATTCGAATCGATGATGGAGGATCTGTTGTCAGTGGCAAGCGATAGCGTGCGTGTTTAATTTGGTAGATTCAGCATTATGTTGTTATGAGAGACTCACCTGTGTTTTAGTTTCATTGATTTGTAGGTGTTGTGTGCACTATCCCTTCCAAGAACATAATCGATTATAGGTTGGTGTAAGCTCCATTGTCAAAGGCGATAATGGACTAGCATAAGCTCCATTGTGGATTAGTGTGGTTGAGAGAATGAGAAAAGGAGAATATTTAAAGAAGAAAGTATTGGGCATAAAAATATCTTTCTTTGTGAAccttttattttcataaaaatttcaCGTTCTTCGTACTCGCTAAACACTAACAAGTGCTAGGAGGAATTGAGCATAAACATAAACTTTTGTGAAAATTTAGCTAAAAGTTTAAAATTGTGCTGAATTTTACTTTCTAAAAAAGCACATGGCCAAATGACCGATATTCACTGTTGAATAGTAGAGCAATAGCTggattttgtacatattaaaaaaAACAGAAAAACTGACCGCGTGGTGTGGACGCAATGGGAACCTATTCATTGGGAAATGGTCCCAACCTATTGAATTGTCAGGAGCCTTCGGTTTGGCATCTTGCCTTGATGTGATCCGTCTTTGGCAGCGACAAGCTCTTCTTTAACTCATCTGCCATCTGCTCGGGCAACATGATAAACCTAACCTGCGTGAAGCATGTGAGGGACCATGAACTCCCATGGTAATTTAAAAATAACATGTAAATAACTTCAAATTTGAGTCAAGTAAATATTTTGGCCTGCTGGATGCTAATTCCTCGTGTAATTTTCATTGTCCGGTCCAGGTGTGGACCAATTGAATTATAATCTATAATCTGAAGTTATTATTATGATTTTAAcagtaatttatttttattattaattttatgtgtgcatatattttatttattgaaaaaaaaattataatccataataatttccaaaatttgaataatatttatataaaatgtgAAGTTATTTACAGGTAAAAAATTTTGCAATGGACATCTTGAAACGAGGCTCCAAGGTGTGGCTCACGGAACTTCTAGCCAACCTTGATATCCTTTGGGAAAACGTTGACAGTGACGTCTCAGAAAAAGGCAGTTCAAGCTACATTTTCACTCTCCAGCAAAGCATGTTCAAGTTCCTGATTAAATCGCTTGTTGGAGCTGACCCATCAACCTCTCCTGAAATTGAAAAGAATGGGTACGCCATGCTTGACCAGTGGTTGGCCCTCCAGCTCCTCCCCACCGTCCACATCGGTGTTGCTCAGCCGCTCGTGGAAATCTTTCTTCACTCTTTTGCCTACCCTTCTTTTCTTGTTTCTGGAGATTACAACAAGTTGGCTCAGTTCATCAGAAAAGAAGGTATATTTTCTATATAACACCATATTGATTATGCTTAGTTAATTTGGGTTTTATTTTgctcaaaatttttttatatatttaattattatgaataaAATTAAGCTGAGTCATTTATTTTAGTgttaataatcaaattaattataaatataatatatttatattttaaaaaatagttaattagtgtttatatttttaataaaattaactatttaatttttatattttaaaaatatattatttaatttatattttaatttctgTTAAATTATTTACTctctttattaaattttttattatttatattattcaaattaatatttaattcacttatttcaaaaaaattaataagttaattcatatatttttaaaaatattattatttaatttttatattttagtaaaattaattatttaattaatatattttaaaaatatattcttgaataaaaaaatataaattttggtatgtgaaaattaaatttgaatatatatacataaaattaattatttaattaatatattttaaaaaatatattcttaaataaaaaaatataaattttgatatgtgaaaattaaatttgaatatatatatatatatatatatatatatatatatatatatttctaattCTTGCtcttatttttgtatttttttatattaggaaataatttttctttattttttagaaatttaaaaaaattaattaattttttcgtGTAGATAATTTATACTATTTTTATCAGATGAAAATAAAGAGAGAATGAGAGTTAGAAGAGTGTGAgtgtagaagaaaaaaaaaaaaacaagagaaAATAATAGAGAAATGGATGAGATTAGAGTAGTTtgtgtataaaaaaataattatgagattAAGTAGTCGAAGTCAAATTATAGAGATTAATGAATATATTTTTATAAgatataaagattaattaattaattttattaaaataaagagattaaatagtaatttgattaataatagttaatgaaaaaattaataaaaaaattatataatttaataaaaataaaataaatataataattaaataatatattttcaaaatatatttattaaatagttaatttcattataatataaatgctaaatagtaatttatttttatatttatatttacgtTATTATGAACTTCATATTAATCCTTATTTAGTGCATCTTCCATTAAAACAGGCAAAGAAGTGATACGGCGAGGTGAGTCCGAGTTTGGACTCAGTGAGGAAGAAACGATTCATAACCTTCTTTTTATACTGGGTTTCAATGCATTTGGTGGCTTCTCTGTGTTTTTACCGGTTCTAATAGGCACAGTTGCAAGCGACACCACTGGGTTACAAGAAAGACTACGCAAAGAAGCTAGAGAAAACGGCGGCCCGAGTTTAACTTTTGACTCGGTTAAAGAAATGCCTCTCGTTCAATCAGTGGTCTACGAGACATTTCGACTCAACCCACCCGTTCCTCTCCAATATGCCCGAGCCAGGAAAGACTTTCAACTCAGTTCTCATGACTCGGTATATGACATCAAAAGGGGCGAGTTACTTTGTGGGTATCAAACACTGGTTATGAGAGACCCTAAGGTATTTGATGAACCGGAGAGTTTTAAACCGGACCGGTTCATGGGCAAGGGAAGAGAGTTACTGAGTTACTTATACTGGTCAAATGGGCCGCAGACTGATTCACCAAACGCGTCAAATAAACAATGTGCGGCTAAGGATTACGTGACCCTCACTGCGTGTTTGATTGTGGCCCACATGTTTAGGAGGTATGATTCTATTACTGGAAGTTCTAGTTCAATCACAGCCGTTGAAAAAGCTAAGTGATGATGTGGCGGCGAACTTATGTAACACATAAAAGGACAGAGATCTGTTGAAGGAAAGGACAGGGTAGGCCTGCATGTATTCAATAATTAAGGATACGATAATACTGATGAGCCCATGTGCCTGGGCTTCTAGTCTCGACTGTGGTGTAAAAGATGTCCGTTTCCCTTCTGTTTAGGAAAAAACAATTATTAAAGTCTACGctatgctatgaatattatattttaatatttattatattaatataagtaataaataaaaaatattaaaaattgtatTCAACTcagttttataataataaaatatattatatttatttttataagtaaaattactatttattaGTAAAGATTAAAACtaacattattttaaaatattttttaattataaaaaataatttgaatatattataaattatatcataatttaagagtaaaacttatttaattatttattacttATAAACTAAATTTACCCACTTAATAGAGTAAACTCTAAAtagagattttttttaattatttttaaataataataataataataataataatatcaattaaaatatttttattttaaagtaGTCTTTATAAAAAGGAAGTATAAGTAATattgttaaaataaataaaaaatttgttaaaataaataaataatttgttaaaaattttgatattttattaatataatattggtgtataaattaaaatttaatttgacatAAAGTAAAgttattttaaaattgatttaaggaagataataataaataatacaaatttaatagttaaataatttaaaacaattaaaatgactaataaaaaataaagttgtaaaaatattgaatttatataTGAATAATAAGTAAACAAAAATATAAAGGGATAAAgttttatttttagtttaaaaattCAACTAGTGAAGtagtatattaaatattttaagatatatcatataaaaattaaaaaaatatatttttaataatagaattaaaaaatttttaaaaataaagatattaaAATTAAGAATCTGCAAATATAATGATCATAACCCATGGATTCATGTCATAagctatttattaatattttatgtgtaTATCAATTtacatgtttattttatttatatatataaataattattaaaggacaaaatttttaaagttaattttcCCCATAAGCCTCATATTTAATAACACTTTTATGGTATATATGTTATGGTGCTTCTACAATATATAAGATATGAACAAAATTTTGGATCAGTTTCGATCaactattaatataatttttaaaaaatttaattttttttaatttacaaaattggGGTCAGTTTTGATAATTAAATGTATGGTTCTGGTTGGTTTATTATAATGTGATTATTTTGTATTTGACagtgtaatttttttattaaaatatattttaattaataaaaaatttttagtataaaattttaattaaaaataaatataaaatatattttatattataaatatattttataaaataaataaaaatatttaaatataaaaatatttaaatataaaaattaataaatgatctattttatcaattaaataaaattttagtgactatattataatttacaGTCAACTTTATCAAACTCTTTAAAAGTAATTATAACACCTAATTAAGATTTAACTATAATATACGCcacttaaaatatttaaaatattgacTAAATATCTTACAAAATTTGAATTTTCTTTGTGCAATAAGCCTTGTAGATATGCTTATCCCTTCAAACAAACTTCAACCATTTATTTATATACATGACAATcacttataataaattttaatagttttGGTTAATTCTTTCCAACAAATTTCAACAGTGAACTTGTCAATCcctttcaataaattttaataatttataaacatGCCAATTTCCCTCACAAGATGTCACGATCCAACCCATGGGtcagatcggcactaggacctgggccagtctaaagctcccgaggtccgtagtaagtctaactattcctcaacccaactctaaggcccatttgggcccaatttcaagaatcaaTCGGATAGAGTCCGGACATAAAATAGACCTTTCAATAgagagttttttactcacccgacttgtaaacacaatatacaatcaattggggagctcagctcaccctctacatactcaaatgtcacaaaaaataaatgggagctcagctccctcatccagtccaacatacatgcatataacaagtttacaggtccaacatggtaattatattatagacccaaatcaaataaatatttctaacacatgcgaaaattctaggagttaatagaattacaaatattaataaacgacctgcaaagaagaaaagcaggttaaccacaacaaatatcctcctgtagcctggaaaaataatgaacaggagtgagcgttcaactcagagagtaaaatatcaactttaaccataatctctataactatctaaagctaatgcaccatgtagagtgaaatgcaacatcgacaATATTtttacatcataacagtaaaaatgtaatttggagcactcacacacccgataatgtcaaacaatacatatatgagagctgatcccctatacagctctgttaatccaaactgtgccagtgaagaactcaagctcggacttccactcaATAAACCAAATaggggtcctagcgaagaactcaagccgtgtctaccccgaaggactgggtctttgcgaagatctcaagccgtgtctacccgtcctgtccatagccaataccaaaccacaccacacgcacgtaaactcacgcacactgctccaaattaccacaacaacatccatgatact
It contains:
- the LOC110631566 gene encoding fatty acid hydroperoxide lyase, chloroplastic; the encoded protein is MATMITKMMNTSPAMSSSSSSSSSSSSPPLPPVQTVPTQSPQSPSLPLRTIPGSYGWPLLGPISDRLDYFWFQGPETFFRKRIAKYNSTVFRTNMPPTFPFFSRVNPNVVAVLDCKSFAHLFDMEIVEKKNVLVGDFMPSTKFTGNIRTGAYLDPSEPQHAKVKNFAMDILKRGSKVWLTELLANLDILWENVDSDVSEKGSSSYIFTLQQSMFKFLIKSLVGADPSTSPEIEKNGYAMLDQWLALQLLPTVHIGVAQPLVEIFLHSFAYPSFLVSGDYNKLAQFIRKEGKEVIRRGESEFGLSEEETIHNLLFILGFNAFGGFSVFLPVLIGTVASDTTGLQERLRKEARENGGPSLTFDSVKEMPLVQSVVYETFRLNPPVPLQYARARKDFQLSSHDSVYDIKRGELLCGYQTLVMRDPKVFDEPESFKPDRFMGKGRELLSYLYWSNGPQTDSPNASNKQCAAKDYVTLTACLIVAHMFRRYDSITGSSSSITAVEKAK